From Cellulophaga lytica DSM 7489, a single genomic window includes:
- a CDS encoding DinB family protein has protein sequence MRKTLTLVLLISCFVKPLFAQTNKTFIKEYLERLETSKKYLILVAETMPNDKYTFKPTPESMSFAEHLMHIAWAMDWHSQSLMGGRDARNWETDTELKIGNKSKEEMIATISNTFDVTSAFISEFDTKKLDERLDYFGANRTKRQILLLLTDHITHHRAQMLVYMRLNGLKPPRYVLYQ, from the coding sequence ATGAGAAAAACTCTCACTCTTGTTCTTCTAATTTCTTGTTTTGTAAAACCTTTATTTGCACAAACCAACAAGACTTTTATAAAAGAATATTTAGAACGTTTAGAAACTTCTAAAAAGTATTTAATTCTTGTTGCAGAAACTATGCCTAACGATAAATATACTTTTAAACCAACACCAGAGTCTATGAGTTTTGCAGAGCATTTAATGCACATTGCTTGGGCTATGGATTGGCATAGCCAATCTTTAATGGGTGGTAGAGATGCTAGAAATTGGGAAACAGATACAGAGCTTAAAATAGGTAACAAATCTAAAGAAGAAATGATTGCCACAATTAGCAATACTTTTGACGTTACTAGTGCTTTTATTTCTGAATTTGATACAAAAAAGCTAGATGAAAGACTTGACTATTTTGGAGCCAACAGAACCAAAAGACAAATTTTATTACTACTCACAGATCATATTACGCACCATAGAGCTCAAATGCTAGTTTATATGCGCTTAAACGGATTAAAGCCTCCAAGGTATGTATTGTACCAATAA